In one Streptomyces sp. NBC_01288 genomic region, the following are encoded:
- a CDS encoding SDR family oxidoreductase produces MVEAVQGAGVVVTGAGGGIGAALARRFAAEGARVVVNDLDADRVKAVADEIGAIAVPGDASAVVGEARDALGGTVDIYCANAGVGSGGSEAAGEGVWALAWDVNVMAHVRAAEALIPGWLERGDGRFVSTVSAAGLLTMIGAAPYSVTKHGAYAFAEWLSLTYRHRGIKVHAICPQGVRTDMLAATGSAGDLVLQPTAIEPDAVADALMKGIEEERFLILPHPEVAGYYQARAAEPDRWLTTMNHIQQKWEAGE; encoded by the coding sequence ATGGTGGAAGCCGTTCAGGGTGCCGGGGTAGTCGTCACGGGGGCTGGGGGTGGCATCGGGGCTGCGCTTGCGCGGCGGTTCGCTGCCGAAGGGGCCCGGGTCGTGGTGAACGACCTGGATGCCGACCGTGTGAAAGCCGTCGCCGATGAGATCGGGGCGATCGCTGTGCCCGGGGATGCCTCCGCTGTTGTGGGGGAAGCCCGGGACGCCCTCGGTGGGACCGTCGACATCTACTGTGCCAACGCCGGGGTCGGCTCCGGTGGGTCTGAGGCGGCCGGGGAGGGCGTCTGGGCGCTGGCCTGGGACGTCAACGTCATGGCTCATGTGCGGGCCGCCGAGGCGTTGATCCCGGGGTGGCTGGAGCGGGGCGACGGGCGGTTCGTGTCCACCGTGTCGGCGGCCGGGCTGCTCACCATGATCGGGGCCGCGCCCTACAGCGTCACCAAGCACGGGGCGTACGCCTTCGCCGAGTGGCTGTCCCTGACGTACCGGCACCGGGGGATCAAGGTCCACGCGATCTGTCCGCAGGGTGTGCGTACCGACATGCTGGCCGCCACCGGTAGCGCGGGTGACCTGGTGCTTCAGCCGACGGCCATTGAGCCCGATGCCGTTGCCGATGCTCTGATGAAGGGGATCGAGGAGGAGCGGTTCCTGATCCTGCCGCATCCTGAGGTCGCGGGTTATTACCAGGCCCGGGCCGCCGAACCGGATCGTTGGCTGACCACCATGAACCACATTCAGCAGAAGTGGGAGGCCGGAGAGTGA
- a CDS encoding class I adenylate-forming enzyme family protein: MTDSLYAAKPWVGLLNEAQRGPVSPDDSLVHALRRVVGETPDRTYLTYFDGRLSYREVDELSDSVAGYLAARGLEQGDRVAVLLQNSPHFVIALLGAWKAGAIVVPVNPMYKSGEVTHVLRDGEVAALICTDRAWESYLRETATAAEQSGSPVRIVLTACELDFQTRNDARVLTFERLPQAADAEDLVAVAEAGHKAPDGREPAPADIALISYTSGTSGAPKGATNTHANILYNAERQRTGLGLPDAPVYFAMAPLFHITGMVCQLGASLVSGGSLVLVYRFEGGVVLDAFAEHKPHYTVGPSTAFMALAAHPAVTPDHFASFRNISSGGAPVPPALVEKFRAGFGPYIRNGYGLTECTAPCASVPPDLEAPVDQASGTLAVGVPGPDTVVRIVDDLGAEVPFGEQGEIVVRGPQVVPGYWRRPEATAETFPDGELRTGDIGFMDPQGWLYVVDRKKDMINASGFKVWPREVEDVLYTHPAVREAAVVGVPDGYRGETVKAYISLRPGAETDPDEFAVYCKERLAAYKYPRQVEILPDLPKTASGKILRRELRSRSHDSE; the protein is encoded by the coding sequence GTGACCGACTCCCTGTATGCCGCCAAGCCGTGGGTGGGGCTGCTCAACGAGGCCCAGCGTGGGCCGGTCAGTCCGGACGACTCCCTGGTGCACGCCCTGCGCCGGGTGGTCGGTGAGACTCCTGACCGGACCTACCTCACCTATTTCGACGGGCGGCTCAGTTATCGCGAGGTCGACGAGCTGAGTGACTCCGTCGCCGGGTATCTGGCCGCGCGGGGGCTTGAGCAGGGTGACCGGGTCGCCGTGCTGCTGCAGAACTCGCCGCACTTCGTGATCGCGCTGCTCGGTGCCTGGAAGGCGGGCGCGATCGTCGTGCCGGTCAACCCGATGTACAAGTCGGGGGAGGTCACCCATGTCCTGCGGGACGGTGAGGTGGCCGCGCTGATCTGTACCGACCGGGCCTGGGAGTCGTATCTGCGCGAGACGGCCACGGCGGCCGAGCAGAGCGGGTCTCCCGTGCGGATCGTGCTCACCGCGTGCGAGTTGGATTTCCAGACCCGCAACGACGCGCGCGTGCTCACCTTCGAGCGGCTCCCGCAGGCCGCCGACGCCGAGGACCTGGTGGCCGTGGCCGAGGCGGGGCACAAGGCGCCCGACGGGCGTGAACCGGCGCCTGCCGACATCGCGTTGATCAGCTACACCTCGGGGACGAGCGGTGCCCCGAAGGGTGCCACCAACACCCACGCCAACATCCTGTACAACGCCGAACGGCAGCGCACCGGGCTCGGACTGCCGGACGCGCCCGTCTACTTCGCGATGGCGCCGCTGTTCCACATCACCGGGATGGTCTGCCAGTTGGGCGCCTCGCTCGTCAGCGGGGGCTCGCTGGTGCTGGTGTACCGGTTCGAGGGCGGGGTCGTGCTCGACGCGTTCGCCGAGCACAAGCCGCACTACACGGTCGGCCCGTCCACCGCCTTCATGGCGCTCGCCGCGCACCCGGCCGTCACCCCGGACCACTTCGCGTCCTTCCGGAACATCTCCTCCGGCGGTGCCCCGGTGCCGCCCGCCCTGGTGGAGAAGTTCCGGGCCGGCTTCGGGCCGTACATCCGCAACGGCTACGGCCTCACCGAGTGCACCGCGCCCTGCGCCTCCGTACCGCCCGACCTGGAGGCGCCCGTCGACCAGGCGTCCGGGACGCTGGCCGTGGGCGTGCCGGGGCCCGACACCGTCGTACGGATCGTCGACGACCTGGGTGCCGAGGTGCCCTTCGGCGAGCAGGGCGAGATCGTGGTGCGTGGGCCGCAGGTCGTGCCCGGGTACTGGCGGCGGCCCGAGGCCACCGCCGAGACCTTCCCGGACGGCGAACTGCGCACCGGCGACATCGGGTTCATGGACCCGCAGGGCTGGCTGTACGTCGTCGACCGCAAGAAGGACATGATCAACGCGTCCGGCTTCAAGGTGTGGCCGCGCGAGGTCGAGGACGTGCTGTACACCCACCCGGCGGTGCGCGAGGCCGCCGTCGTCGGCGTACCTGACGGGTATCGCGGCGAGACCGTGAAGGCGTACATCAGTCTCCGTCCGGGCGCCGAAACCGACCCCGATGAATTCGCCGTGTACTGCAAGGAGAGACTGGCCGCCTACAAGTACCCCCGCCAGGTGGAGATCCTGCCCGACCTGCCGAAGACGGCAAGTGGGAAGATCCTCCGGCGGGAACTGCGTTCCCGGTCGCACGACAGCGAGTGA
- a CDS encoding response regulator transcription factor, with protein sequence MAGEPGSADDGDALRVVLADDHPVVRTGLAALLESVRDGTPRVRVVGVAASGREAVRAAVTLRPHVVVMDIRMPDLNGIEATREIGRVAPRVAVLMLTMVEEDDSVFAAMRAGALGYVLKGAGQDEIVRAIRAVAAGEAIFGPGVARRVLGQLSRPPDRPDPCPTLTPRERDVLALIADGRPNSAVATRLGLSPKTVSNHMSAVLAKLGVTDRAQAAAWAREAGLTHPPDA encoded by the coding sequence ATGGCAGGAGAACCTGGGAGTGCGGACGACGGGGACGCGCTGCGGGTCGTGCTCGCCGACGACCATCCCGTGGTCCGTACCGGGCTGGCCGCGCTCCTGGAGTCGGTGCGGGACGGCACCCCGCGCGTGCGGGTCGTCGGGGTCGCCGCGAGCGGGCGGGAGGCGGTGCGGGCGGCGGTGACCCTGCGCCCGCACGTGGTGGTGATGGACATCCGGATGCCCGATCTGAACGGCATCGAGGCGACCCGGGAGATCGGCCGGGTGGCGCCCCGGGTGGCCGTGCTGATGCTCACCATGGTCGAGGAGGACGACTCGGTGTTCGCCGCGATGCGGGCGGGCGCCCTGGGCTATGTGCTCAAGGGCGCGGGTCAGGACGAGATCGTCCGGGCGATCCGGGCGGTGGCCGCCGGTGAGGCCATCTTCGGTCCCGGTGTCGCGAGGCGGGTGCTGGGCCAGCTCAGCCGGCCCCCGGACCGGCCCGACCCGTGCCCGACACTCACCCCGCGCGAACGGGACGTCCTCGCCCTGATCGCCGACGGCAGGCCGAACTCGGCGGTGGCCACGCGCCTGGGCCTGTCCCCGAAGACGGTCAGCAACCACATGTCGGCGGTGCTGGCCAAGCTGGGCGTCACCGACCGCGCGCAGGCGGCGGCCTGGGCCCGGGAGGCGGGGCTCACCCACCCACCGGACGCGTGA
- a CDS encoding TetR/AcrR family transcriptional regulator, translating into MPRTTDGDGAPVPQRLLAAATRLFAEQGYDRTSVQEIVEAAGVTKGALYHYFGSKDDLLHEVYARVLRVQQERLEVFANADEPIEKRLRAAAADVVVTTIDNLDDASIFFRSMHHLSPEKNKQVRAERRRYHERFRGLVEEGQRAGVFSTATPADLVVDYHFGSVHHLSTWYRPGGPLTPQEVADHLADLLMRALRP; encoded by the coding sequence GTGCCCAGGACGACCGACGGAGACGGGGCCCCCGTCCCGCAGCGGCTCCTCGCCGCCGCCACCAGGCTTTTCGCCGAGCAGGGCTACGACCGCACCTCGGTGCAGGAGATCGTCGAGGCCGCGGGCGTCACCAAGGGGGCGCTGTACCACTACTTCGGCTCCAAGGACGACCTCCTGCACGAGGTGTACGCGCGCGTGCTGCGCGTCCAGCAGGAGCGCCTTGAGGTGTTCGCGAACGCCGACGAGCCGATCGAGAAACGGCTGCGGGCCGCCGCCGCCGACGTCGTCGTGACGACGATCGACAACCTCGACGACGCGTCGATCTTCTTCCGGTCCATGCACCACCTCAGCCCGGAGAAGAACAAGCAGGTGCGTGCCGAGCGCCGGCGCTACCACGAGCGCTTCCGCGGGCTCGTCGAGGAGGGCCAGCGCGCGGGCGTCTTCTCCACGGCGACCCCGGCCGACCTCGTCGTCGACTACCACTTCGGCTCGGTCCACCACCTGTCGACCTGGTACCGCCCCGGCGGCCCCCTGACGCCCCAGGAGGTCGCCGACCACCTGGCGGACCTGCTGATGCGGGCGCTGCGGCCGTAG
- a CDS encoding penicillin acylase family protein, translated as MPRRTPRNLLDRLRTPGGFPGFLKAASVCALIAALLSPLAQGAAAAATASNDYCGGQCSDILPAGENGNATLAQILLNQVFGTQPSHAEDQLGPYANLATGASTLTDAKINTFFNDASFGVPAANVASTENPSGRTDVTIVRDKATGVPHITGTTRYGTEYGAGYAAGEDRLWLMDVFRHVGRGQLTTFAGGAASNQGLEQEFYRNAPYTEAELQSQIDNAVNNNGARGQQALADANAYLAGINAYIDASDSGRYFPGEYVLTGHKDSITNAGTIDHFKITDLVALASVIGTLFGSGGGGEVNNALSLLAAQEKYGVEQGTKVWESFRERNDPEAVLTVHNGESFPYGTKPTTAQGEALPDAGSVSTEPLVYDATGTGANQSASAASAAATATALSSAKRGMSNALVVSGKYTASGHPIAVFGPQTGYFAPQLLMLQEIQGPGISARGASFAGLSMYVELGRGQDYSWSATTSGQDIIDTYAVELCQDDYHYLFHGTCTPMEEIEQKNSWTPTTADGTAAGSYTMRVWKTEYGPVEYRATVGGKKVAYTTLRSSYMHEADSIIGFQMLNDPDYVKSPQTFQTAAQHINFTFNWFYADSSHTAYYNSGNNPVRASGVDPEFPIWGQAAYEWQNWDPTTNTSDYTPASAHPNSIDQDYYISWNNKQALNYTTASWGDGSVHRGNLLDDRVKKLVAAGGITRSSLVKAMSDASLTDLRAEDVLPDMLKVINSSAVTDTTAAAAVTKLQTWLTAGGKRTETSAGSKTYANADAIRILDAWWPALVKAEFQPGLGDTLYTALTNNLYIDETPSAAHGPTGSHAGSSFQYGWWSYVDKDLRSVLGQTVSGPLAQQYCGGGSLSACRDILISTLKTAAGATAATVYPGDTLCSAGDQWCADSIVQRTLGGIKHYNISWQNRPTFQQVVEYTSHR; from the coding sequence ATGCCACGGCGCACCCCGCGTAACTTGCTCGACAGACTGAGAACTCCCGGCGGATTCCCCGGGTTCCTGAAGGCCGCATCCGTATGCGCCCTCATTGCCGCCCTTTTGTCCCCCCTTGCCCAGGGGGCGGCCGCGGCGGCGACCGCCTCGAACGACTACTGCGGCGGCCAGTGCTCGGACATCCTCCCGGCCGGCGAGAACGGCAACGCCACCCTCGCCCAGATCCTTCTCAACCAGGTCTTCGGTACCCAGCCCAGCCATGCGGAGGACCAGCTCGGCCCCTATGCCAACCTGGCCACGGGCGCCTCCACGCTGACCGACGCGAAGATCAACACCTTCTTCAACGACGCGTCGTTCGGGGTCCCCGCCGCCAACGTCGCCTCGACCGAGAACCCCAGCGGCCGCACCGACGTGACGATCGTCCGCGACAAGGCGACCGGTGTGCCGCACATCACAGGCACCACGCGCTACGGCACCGAGTACGGCGCCGGATACGCCGCCGGCGAGGACCGGCTCTGGCTGATGGACGTCTTCCGGCACGTGGGACGCGGTCAGTTGACCACCTTCGCCGGCGGCGCGGCCTCCAACCAGGGACTTGAGCAGGAGTTCTACCGCAACGCCCCGTACACCGAGGCCGAGTTGCAGTCCCAGATCGACAACGCCGTCAACAACAACGGCGCCCGCGGCCAGCAGGCCCTCGCCGACGCCAACGCCTATCTGGCCGGCATCAACGCCTACATCGACGCCTCGGACAGCGGTCGTTACTTCCCCGGCGAGTACGTCCTCACCGGCCACAAGGACTCGATCACCAACGCCGGCACGATCGACCACTTCAAGATCACCGACCTGGTCGCGCTGGCCTCCGTCATCGGCACGCTCTTCGGCTCCGGCGGCGGCGGCGAGGTCAACAACGCCCTCTCCCTGCTGGCCGCCCAGGAGAAGTACGGCGTGGAACAGGGCACCAAGGTCTGGGAGTCCTTCCGCGAACGCAACGACCCCGAGGCCGTGCTCACCGTCCACAACGGCGAGAGCTTCCCGTACGGCACCAAGCCCACCACCGCCCAGGGCGAGGCACTCCCTGACGCCGGTTCGGTCTCGACCGAGCCGCTCGTCTACGACGCCACGGGCACCGGCGCGAACCAGAGCGCATCCGCCGCCTCCGCAGCGGCGACCGCGACCGCCCTCAGCTCCGCCAAGCGCGGGATGTCCAACGCCCTTGTGGTGAGCGGCAAATACACCGCGAGCGGCCACCCGATCGCCGTCTTCGGACCCCAAACCGGTTACTTCGCACCGCAGTTGCTCATGCTCCAGGAGATCCAGGGCCCGGGCATCAGCGCCCGCGGCGCCTCCTTCGCGGGACTGAGCATGTACGTCGAACTCGGCCGCGGCCAGGACTACTCGTGGTCCGCCACGACCTCCGGCCAGGACATCATCGACACCTACGCCGTCGAACTCTGCCAGGACGACTACCACTACCTCTTCCACGGCACCTGCACGCCGATGGAGGAGATCGAGCAGAAGAACTCCTGGACGCCCACCACGGCCGACGGCACCGCCGCGGGCTCGTACACGATGAGAGTGTGGAAGACCGAGTACGGACCCGTCGAGTACCGGGCGACCGTCGGCGGGAAGAAGGTCGCCTACACCACCCTGCGCTCGTCCTACATGCACGAGGCCGACTCGATCATCGGCTTCCAGATGCTCAACGACCCGGACTACGTGAAGAGTCCGCAGACCTTCCAGACCGCCGCCCAGCACATCAACTTCACGTTCAACTGGTTCTACGCCGACTCCTCGCACACCGCGTACTACAACAGCGGCAACAACCCGGTGCGGGCCAGCGGTGTCGACCCCGAGTTCCCGATCTGGGGCCAGGCCGCCTACGAATGGCAGAACTGGGACCCGACCACCAACACCTCCGACTACACCCCGGCCTCCGCGCACCCCAACTCCATCGACCAGGACTACTACATCTCCTGGAACAACAAACAGGCGCTCAACTACACGACGGCCAGTTGGGGTGACGGGTCCGTCCATCGCGGCAATCTCCTCGACGACCGGGTGAAGAAACTCGTCGCGGCCGGCGGGATCACCAGATCCTCGCTGGTGAAGGCGATGTCCGACGCCTCGCTCACCGACCTGCGCGCCGAGGACGTCCTGCCCGACATGCTGAAGGTGATCAACAGCAGTGCGGTCACCGACACCACGGCCGCCGCGGCCGTCACCAAGCTCCAGACCTGGCTGACCGCCGGCGGCAAACGCACCGAGACCTCGGCAGGCTCCAAGACCTACGCCAACGCCGACGCCATCCGGATCCTGGACGCCTGGTGGCCCGCACTGGTGAAGGCCGAGTTCCAACCCGGCCTCGGTGACACCCTGTACACCGCGCTCACCAACAACCTGTACATCGACGAGACCCCGTCGGCCGCCCACGGCCCGACCGGGTCGCATGCCGGAAGCTCCTTCCAGTACGGCTGGTGGAGCTACGTCGACAAGGACCTCCGGTCGGTGCTCGGGCAGACCGTGTCCGGTCCGCTGGCCCAGCAGTACTGCGGCGGCGGCAGCCTCAGCGCCTGCCGGGACATCCTGATCAGCACACTGAAGACGGCGGCCGGCGCGACCGCGGCCACGGTCTACCCCGGGGACACCCTGTGCTCGGCGGGCGACCAGTGGTGTGCCGACTCGATCGTCCAGCGGACGCTCGGCGGCATCAAGCACTACAACATCAGTTGGCAGAACCGGCCCACCTTCCAGCAAGTGGTGGAGTACACGTCACACCGGTGA
- a CDS encoding serine-threonine protein kinase, giving the protein MADPAMSVSPYWELTFDADGDVDQGERDRLLSEVRQRGVGDLIVFAHGWNNQRAGATRLYSRFFAPIPRLAPRAAIGYVGVIWPSMEFPDQPIPDFPQSPAAVAELARPTLDADTRHALLDAFPGKAPVIDQIARMLDQQPPQDAELEEFGRLVRTLVEMVPPGPQALFGADTLAEGVPQCEPRMFAVGCTAEVCGQFAQALAHLAAPRSPGPVTEFALPNPWNGARELLRQAAYFAMKRRAGTVGERGLGPAIGRLAAVAPEVRVHLVGHSFGGRLVSFALRGLPEGVHSVKSVTLLQGAFSHYAFAARLPDDPRTGGVLQGQQNRVDGPLVCCYSHCDSALGTIYPLASRMADDDCSFAAVDIVRVLGDKWGAMGHDGVQGVPGTRSLTLAEALDSPLPASGCVNVDTCAVVCHGEPPTGAHSDIVHPELARVVLAAGRIDRPAAAQASPV; this is encoded by the coding sequence ATGGCGGATCCGGCGATGAGTGTGAGCCCCTACTGGGAGTTGACCTTCGACGCCGACGGCGACGTCGACCAGGGAGAACGCGACCGGCTGCTGAGCGAGGTGCGGCAGCGCGGGGTCGGTGACCTGATCGTCTTCGCGCACGGGTGGAACAACCAACGCGCCGGCGCGACCCGGCTCTACAGCCGCTTCTTCGCCCCGATTCCGCGCCTCGCACCGAGGGCCGCGATCGGGTACGTGGGCGTGATCTGGCCATCCATGGAGTTCCCGGACCAGCCGATTCCGGATTTTCCGCAATCACCGGCAGCCGTAGCCGAGTTGGCGCGGCCCACCCTCGACGCCGACACCCGGCACGCACTCCTCGACGCCTTCCCGGGCAAGGCGCCGGTGATCGACCAGATCGCCCGGATGCTGGACCAACAGCCGCCGCAGGACGCCGAGTTGGAGGAGTTCGGGCGGCTGGTGCGGACGCTGGTGGAGATGGTGCCGCCGGGGCCGCAGGCGTTGTTCGGCGCGGACACGCTGGCGGAGGGGGTGCCGCAGTGCGAGCCGCGGATGTTCGCGGTCGGGTGTACGGCCGAGGTGTGCGGGCAGTTCGCGCAGGCGCTGGCCCACCTCGCGGCCCCTCGATCCCCGGGCCCGGTAACGGAGTTCGCGCTGCCGAACCCGTGGAATGGTGCGCGGGAGCTGCTGCGGCAGGCGGCGTACTTCGCGATGAAGAGACGCGCGGGCACGGTCGGTGAGCGCGGGCTCGGCCCGGCGATCGGGCGGCTGGCGGCGGTGGCGCCGGAGGTGCGGGTGCATCTCGTGGGGCACAGTTTCGGCGGGCGTCTGGTGTCGTTCGCGCTACGGGGTCTGCCCGAGGGAGTGCACTCGGTCAAGTCGGTGACGCTCCTTCAAGGGGCCTTCTCCCACTACGCGTTCGCGGCCCGGCTGCCGGACGACCCGCGGACCGGAGGTGTCCTTCAGGGCCAGCAGAACCGCGTCGACGGACCCCTCGTGTGCTGCTACTCGCACTGCGACTCGGCGCTCGGCACGATCTATCCGCTGGCCTCCCGGATGGCGGACGACGACTGCTCGTTCGCCGCCGTGGACATCGTCCGGGTGCTGGGCGACAAGTGGGGTGCGATGGGCCACGACGGGGTGCAGGGGGTGCCGGGCACCCGTTCGCTGACCCTCGCCGAGGCTCTCGACTCACCGCTTCCCGCGTCGGGTTGCGTGAACGTCGACACCTGTGCGGTGGTGTGTCACGGCGAGCCTCCGACGGGGGCGCACAGCGACATCGTGCACCCCGAACTCGCCCGGGTGGTGCTGGCGGCGGGCCGGATCGACCGGCCCGCCGCCGCTCAGGCGTCACCGGTGTGA
- a CDS encoding exo-beta-N-acetylmuramidase NamZ family protein yields the protein MPLTRRTLLASAPAATLTPAPTKPQNLRTGFEQLTANDYTQLNGQRIGIVTNPTGITRDAHHIVDVMHTSPHVNLTAVFGPEHGFRGTAQAGGSEGHYTDPATKLPVYDTYLKSGRPLADIFRTAAVDTVVFDIQDVGARFYTYIWTLYDCMEAARLAGKRFVVLDRPNPVTGRSAQGPVLHKEFATFVGRQPIAQAHGMTVAELARLFNGEFLTKPVPLETVLMTGWKRSEFYDAWSLPWVPPSPNMPTPDTALVYSGTCLFEGTNLSEGRGTTRPFELLGAEGIDGRWAAAVNQLGLPGVHFREAYFAPTFSKFEGRTVGGVEIHIHDRAAYDPVRTGIALLVTAKKVWSGFGWRSDNWIDKLTGSARVRTAIDAGAGTDEVVAGWQEELRTFRRVRTEYLLYK from the coding sequence ATGCCCCTCACAAGACGAACCCTCCTGGCATCGGCACCGGCGGCAACCCTCACCCCCGCACCCACCAAACCCCAGAACCTACGCACCGGCTTCGAACAACTAACCGCAAACGACTACACCCAGCTCAACGGCCAACGCATCGGAATCGTCACCAACCCCACCGGCATCACCAGAGACGCCCACCACATCGTCGACGTGATGCACACCAGCCCCCATGTGAACCTCACCGCAGTCTTCGGCCCAGAACACGGCTTCCGAGGAACAGCTCAAGCCGGCGGCTCCGAGGGCCACTACACCGACCCGGCAACCAAACTCCCGGTCTACGACACGTACTTGAAGAGCGGCCGACCCCTCGCCGACATCTTCAGGACCGCCGCCGTCGACACCGTCGTCTTCGACATCCAGGACGTGGGCGCCCGCTTCTACACCTACATCTGGACCCTCTACGACTGCATGGAGGCGGCCCGACTCGCCGGCAAACGCTTCGTCGTCCTCGACCGCCCCAACCCGGTAACCGGAAGATCGGCCCAAGGCCCGGTCCTGCACAAGGAGTTCGCGACCTTCGTCGGCCGGCAACCCATCGCACAGGCACACGGCATGACGGTCGCCGAGCTGGCCCGCTTGTTCAACGGGGAGTTCCTGACAAAGCCCGTCCCCCTGGAGACCGTACTGATGACGGGCTGGAAGCGTTCGGAGTTCTACGACGCCTGGTCGCTTCCGTGGGTGCCGCCGAGTCCCAACATGCCGACGCCGGACACCGCGCTCGTGTACTCGGGGACATGTCTCTTCGAGGGCACGAACCTGTCCGAGGGCCGCGGCACCACCCGCCCCTTCGAACTGCTCGGCGCGGAAGGGATCGACGGGCGATGGGCGGCCGCGGTGAATCAACTCGGGCTGCCCGGTGTGCACTTCAGGGAGGCGTACTTCGCGCCCACCTTCTCCAAGTTCGAGGGCAGGACCGTCGGCGGGGTCGAGATCCACATCCACGACCGGGCCGCCTACGACCCTGTCCGCACCGGCATCGCGCTGTTGGTGACCGCCAAGAAGGTCTGGAGCGGCTTCGGTTGGCGCTCGGACAACTGGATCGACAAGCTCACCGGGTCCGCGCGGGTGCGTACAGCGATCGACGCGGGGGCCGGCACAGACGAGGTGGTGGCGGGCTGGCAGGAGGAGTTGAGGACCTTCCGACGGGTTCGAACTGAATACCTCCTCTACAAGTGA